A portion of the Fusibacter sp. A1 genome contains these proteins:
- a CDS encoding GNAT family N-acetyltransferase, whose protein sequence is MKTEMKLITLDEEMQSFWSMFDTYINELSSIATQGDGIELEYYYSSEYRDAIDRIRQREEKPIRLHFIISEDTIVGFSMYQLLFDTDKNCCLMEYYFADEYKGKGFGKNAYDSLEEIIGNEGVESIELTPTNEINRRFWEARGYCMTSEIDEENKPIYKKVIK, encoded by the coding sequence ATGAAAACTGAGATGAAACTGATTACGCTTGATGAGGAAATGCAAAGTTTTTGGAGTATGTTTGATACCTATATCAATGAGCTTTCGAGTATTGCCACTCAAGGTGACGGAATAGAACTGGAGTATTACTACTCATCTGAATATCGGGATGCGATCGATAGAATTAGACAAAGAGAAGAAAAACCGATTCGCCTTCACTTTATCATTAGCGAGGATACTATTGTCGGTTTTTCAATGTACCAGCTACTCTTTGACACCGACAAGAACTGCTGTCTGATGGAATATTATTTTGCAGACGAGTATAAAGGCAAGGGTTTTGGTAAGAATGCTTATGATTCGCTTGAGGAAATCATCGGGAATGAAGGTGTGGAATCCATTGAGCTGACACCGACCAATGAGATCAATAGACGATTCTGGGAAGCCAGAGGCTACTGCATGACCTCAGAAATCGATGAGGAGAATAAACCTATTTATAAGAAAGTCATAAAATAG